In Terriglobales bacterium, the following proteins share a genomic window:
- a CDS encoding methyltransferase domain-containing protein, with amino-acid sequence MNWKFKAVVAGVSSVAPMGPHFYRFLQKRFGRLDLSSHTRLVNQLEMAQWLAPYGGVAGKTLFEVGTGHISWIPIGFYLSGAEKVFTYDLFPRLDIHLVKKALAWITANRDAVASMYPHAGDRLDVLVRMRSDPQGFLKAANIVYKSPADAAASGLPEQSVDVHFSFSTFEHIPQDSITAIMREARRILRSSGVAIHFIDPSDHFQHHDSSITKINFLRYSDRMWRLIGGNQFAYCNRLRASDYVRILCDTGFEIRRQYVEVDQPSLMALRNGFRIHKSFSHYDKEDMCSIKSYLLASVA; translated from the coding sequence ATGAACTGGAAGTTTAAGGCCGTGGTTGCTGGTGTTTCCAGCGTTGCGCCCATGGGGCCACATTTCTACCGCTTCCTGCAGAAGCGTTTTGGGCGGCTTGACCTGTCATCGCATACGCGCCTTGTCAATCAGTTGGAAATGGCGCAATGGCTTGCTCCTTATGGGGGTGTTGCTGGAAAAACACTCTTTGAGGTCGGCACCGGACATATTTCCTGGATTCCCATCGGTTTCTACCTTTCAGGTGCAGAAAAGGTATTTACCTACGATCTTTTCCCTCGCTTGGATATCCATTTAGTGAAAAAAGCCCTTGCCTGGATCACTGCCAATAGAGATGCAGTTGCATCCATGTACCCTCATGCCGGCGACCGGCTGGACGTGCTGGTCAGGATGCGCTCTGATCCTCAAGGATTTTTAAAAGCTGCCAATATCGTGTATAAGTCGCCGGCTGACGCAGCGGCCTCCGGACTTCCGGAGCAGAGCGTTGACGTGCATTTCTCCTTTTCCACGTTTGAGCACATTCCGCAGGACTCAATTACTGCGATCATGAGAGAGGCTCGACGAATTCTCCGGTCCTCTGGAGTGGCAATTCACTTCATTGATCCCAGCGATCATTTTCAGCATCACGACAGCTCCATAACCAAAATCAACTTCTTGCGTTATTCTGACAGAATGTGGCGGCTCATTGGCGGCAACCAGTTCGCTTACTGCAACCGGCTTCGTGCGAGCGACTACGTCCGGATCCTTTGTGATACTGGATTTGAAATCAGACGACAATACGTCGAGGTTGACCAGCCAAGCCTTATGGCGCTTCGCAATGGGTTTCGCATTCACAAAAGTTTCTCTCATTACGACAAAGAGGATATGTGTTCCATTAAGTCTTATTTGCTGGCCAGTGTTGCCTAG
- a CDS encoding valine--tRNA ligase: MPVIPMPHELAKAYNPGAIETRWAEYWVKENLFSVSGPPSQGQSVFTLLLPPPNVTGHLHMGHMFEHTETDIIIRWRRMSGYCTVWLPGTDHAGIATQLMVERQLASEGVKRKDLGREKFVERVWQWREHYGGVILKQMKRLGDSVDWSREYFTMEERLNVAVREVFVRLYEEGLIYRGKYIVNWCPRCMTAISDLEVKHEETAGKIYEIRYPIVGSKDAGSEEFVTVATTRPETMLGDTAVAVNARDERYKHLHGKKALLPLMEREIPIILDDLANPEFGTGAVKVTPAHDPNDFQAGLRHNLPQIDVMDETAHMNANAGPYAGLDRFAAREKVLADLQQGGFLVAVEDHALALGRCDRCKTIVEPRLSTQWFVAVHKQPKSGGVSLAQGATDPVLRGDVRFTPENYKQIYLNWMENIYDWCISRQLWWGHRIPAWHCADCKEITVAREAPTQCPKCGSQRLQQDIDVLDTWFSSALLPFTAFGWPSQDEKTKQELAAFYPTSLLITGFDILFFWVERMIMMGCHFMKDHLQGNVPFREVYIHALVLDAERQKMSKVKGNVVDPIEITEKYGTDAVRFTLAAMASPGTDIAFNEARTEGYRAFANKIWNAARFIFMNVERAEAAGVWRLSDFQNKSARGLATPQPSTLNTLEDRWILSRLNRVSQNLKAALENYRFHDAANEIYQFFWGEFCDWYIEIAKLCLTAGQDSGEAEKGQTRVAFDNLLAVFETSLRMLSPFMPFLTEELWHALYDGKTPKKSIALASYPKAEANLLDDAAETEMAILQDLIVNIRNIRAELKVEPKQRVPVRIFSVAEVQKSFEQNRTVIEKLANVESIEFTGESLAKAPSARSTARFEVAVVYEKKVDVAAERERLRKELTRLETERSNAERQLSNEGFLRKAPPSVVESLRKRKAELDVLIKKTQQALDELQ, encoded by the coding sequence TTGCCTGTTATCCCTATGCCACACGAACTGGCGAAAGCCTACAACCCGGGTGCAATTGAAACACGATGGGCCGAATACTGGGTGAAAGAAAACCTGTTCTCCGTGAGCGGGCCGCCTTCACAAGGCCAGTCTGTGTTCACCCTGCTGCTGCCGCCGCCGAATGTCACCGGGCACCTGCACATGGGGCACATGTTCGAGCACACCGAGACGGACATCATCATCCGCTGGCGGCGCATGTCGGGGTACTGCACGGTGTGGCTGCCAGGGACCGACCACGCCGGCATTGCCACGCAGTTGATGGTGGAGCGCCAGCTCGCCAGCGAAGGCGTGAAGCGGAAAGATCTAGGTCGCGAGAAATTTGTTGAACGCGTGTGGCAGTGGCGCGAGCATTACGGCGGGGTCATCCTTAAGCAGATGAAGCGCCTGGGCGACTCGGTGGATTGGTCGCGCGAGTACTTCACCATGGAAGAAAGGCTCAACGTTGCGGTGCGCGAAGTTTTTGTGCGCCTCTATGAAGAGGGCCTGATCTATCGCGGCAAGTACATCGTGAACTGGTGCCCGCGCTGTATGACGGCGATCTCGGATCTCGAAGTGAAGCACGAAGAGACCGCGGGAAAGATCTACGAGATTCGCTATCCCATTGTGGGAAGCAAAGATGCAGGAAGTGAAGAATTTGTTACCGTGGCGACCACGCGTCCCGAGACCATGCTGGGCGATACAGCCGTTGCCGTCAACGCCAGGGATGAGCGCTACAAGCATCTTCATGGTAAAAAAGCGTTGCTGCCACTGATGGAGCGTGAAATCCCAATCATCCTCGACGATCTGGCCAATCCTGAGTTTGGCACCGGCGCGGTGAAGGTAACGCCGGCGCACGATCCTAACGACTTTCAGGCAGGGCTGCGCCACAACCTGCCGCAGATTGATGTGATGGATGAGACCGCGCACATGAACGCCAATGCCGGGCCGTACGCGGGCCTCGATCGCTTTGCGGCGCGCGAAAAAGTGCTGGCAGATCTACAGCAAGGCGGCTTCTTAGTAGCCGTGGAGGACCACGCGCTGGCCCTGGGCAGATGTGACCGCTGTAAGACCATCGTCGAGCCGCGGCTTTCAACGCAGTGGTTCGTAGCGGTGCATAAGCAGCCCAAAAGTGGCGGCGTGAGCCTGGCGCAGGGCGCGACCGATCCGGTGCTGCGCGGCGACGTACGCTTCACGCCCGAGAATTACAAGCAGATTTACCTGAACTGGATGGAGAACATCTACGACTGGTGCATCTCGCGGCAACTGTGGTGGGGCCATCGCATTCCGGCCTGGCACTGCGCCGATTGCAAAGAGATCACGGTTGCCCGCGAAGCTCCAACCCAGTGTCCCAAGTGTGGCAGCCAACGCCTGCAGCAAGACATCGATGTACTCGATACATGGTTCTCTTCCGCGCTGCTTCCCTTTACCGCCTTCGGCTGGCCTTCGCAGGATGAGAAGACAAAGCAGGAGCTGGCGGCGTTTTATCCGACTTCATTGCTGATCACCGGCTTCGATATTCTGTTCTTCTGGGTGGAGCGCATGATCATGATGGGCTGCCACTTCATGAAAGATCATCTGCAGGGTAATGTACCGTTTCGGGAAGTTTACATTCACGCCCTGGTACTCGACGCCGAGCGCCAGAAGATGTCGAAGGTGAAGGGCAACGTGGTTGACCCTATCGAGATCACGGAAAAATACGGCACCGATGCGGTGCGCTTCACCTTGGCCGCCATGGCCTCCCCGGGAACGGACATCGCCTTCAACGAGGCCCGCACTGAGGGCTACCGCGCCTTTGCTAACAAGATCTGGAACGCGGCGCGATTTATTTTTATGAACGTCGAACGCGCCGAGGCTGCCGGAGTGTGGCGGCTCAGCGACTTTCAGAACAAATCTGCACGTGGACTGGCTACGCCGCAGCCCAGCACGCTGAATACACTGGAAGACCGCTGGATACTCTCGCGCCTGAACCGTGTGTCGCAAAATTTGAAAGCTGCGCTGGAAAACTATCGCTTCCACGACGCCGCCAATGAAATTTATCAGTTCTTCTGGGGCGAGTTCTGTGATTGGTATATAGAGATTGCCAAGCTCTGTCTGACCGCCGGCCAAGATTCCGGCGAAGCAGAAAAAGGGCAAACACGCGTTGCCTTTGATAACCTGCTGGCGGTCTTTGAGACTTCCTTGCGGATGCTCTCGCCGTTTATGCCCTTTCTCACAGAAGAACTGTGGCACGCGCTCTATGATGGCAAAACCCCGAAGAAATCCATTGCGCTGGCGAGTTATCCGAAAGCCGAGGCCAATTTGCTCGATGACGCCGCCGAGACCGAGATGGCCATCTTGCAGGATCTGATCGTGAACATACGCAATATCCGGGCGGAGCTGAAGGTAGAACCCAAGCAGCGCGTTCCAGTCAGGATTTTCTCTGTTGCTGAAGTGCAAAAGAGCTTCGAGCAGAACCGCACCGTCATCGAAAAGCTGGCCAATGTGGAATCCATTGAATTCACCGGAGAGTCGCTGGCCAAAGCCCCTTCGGCGCGCAGTACCGCGCGCTTTGAGGTCGCCGTGGTTTACGAAAAGAAAGTTGACGTCGCTGCCGAGCGTGAACGCCTGCGCAAAGAGCTGACGCGACTTGAGACCGAACGCAGCAACGCCGAACGGCAATTGAGCAACGAAGGGTTTCTACGCAAAGCGCCACCAAGTGTGGTGGAGAGCCTACGCAAACGCAAGGCCGAGTTGGATGTGCTCATCAAGAAGACACAGCAGGCATTGGATGAATTGCAGTAG
- the nadC gene encoding carboxylating nicotinate-nucleotide diphosphorylase, translated as MDWNSRRLTAILENALREDSAIRDATTYACIDAHQRATGTILAKQDCVLAGIGAVARIFDVFAQLDGTVVSHAEVTCHPEIFDGVRLHRGQQVAVVRHNARIILSCERVILNVLQRMSGIATMTKKFVEAIAGTHARILDTRKTVPGLRTLDKYAVRCGGGLNHRLDLSGGVLIKNNHIAVAGGIAAVLELALKNRRGAQPIEIEVRNPEQLEEALQHGAEAILLDNMTPETVAECVQRVQRHTRRVPLECSGGITLENVRSYAETGVDYISVGALTHSSQAVDMSLRVTPV; from the coding sequence ATGGATTGGAACAGTCGAAGACTCACCGCGATCCTGGAAAACGCGTTGCGCGAAGACAGCGCCATACGCGATGCGACGACTTACGCCTGCATTGATGCTCACCAGCGCGCCACAGGAACAATTCTGGCCAAACAGGATTGCGTGCTGGCCGGCATCGGAGCGGTGGCCCGCATCTTCGATGTCTTTGCCCAGCTTGATGGCACGGTGGTCTCGCACGCAGAGGTGACTTGCCACCCTGAGATTTTCGACGGCGTGCGCCTGCACCGGGGGCAGCAGGTGGCGGTGGTGCGGCACAACGCGCGCATTATCCTTTCCTGCGAGCGCGTCATCCTGAATGTGCTGCAACGCATGAGCGGAATCGCCACCATGACCAAAAAATTTGTAGAGGCCATCGCCGGCACGCATGCGCGCATCCTGGATACGCGCAAGACCGTGCCCGGTCTACGCACGCTGGATAAATATGCGGTGCGCTGCGGCGGCGGACTGAATCACCGGCTCGATCTTTCCGGCGGGGTGCTGATCAAGAACAATCACATCGCAGTTGCGGGCGGGATTGCCGCCGTGCTGGAACTGGCGCTCAAAAACCGCCGTGGTGCACAGCCGATTGAGATCGAAGTACGTAACCCGGAGCAATTGGAAGAGGCCTTGCAGCACGGAGCAGAGGCCATTTTGCTGGACAACATGACCCCGGAGACGGTGGCCGAGTGCGTGCAGCGCGTGCAGCGGCATACGCGCCGCGTCCCGCTCGAGTGTTCGGGCGGGATAACCCTGGAGAATGTCCGCAGCTATGCGGAAACCGGCGTGGATTATATCTCGGTGGGTGCGCTCACCCACTCCTCGCAAGCGGTGGATATGAGCCTGCGGGTCACGCCTGTATGA
- a CDS encoding TonB family protein: protein MKRLLVLPVLMVLVFTAAPVLAQDSDFRADYGALNGRRYVNGYFGFSYRFPEGWAGSALRSPALGESRMYPLFAGNPQDASTTDLRYLSINADYLVPNTVIKTPKDFLEAAINPQAGPSGPFEVLSLRSDKRFTTYGGKQFYRVDMRSKPTPGNPVFYQTQICILLKSYAITFSFMAANSDDMDDLVRTMESLTFFEPGLMANAPARPVAIQPQTQAEPTVVATISTPPAPPTTTMQAPSAVLPAGTTENRAAETQSRPTPAKTTSRKTAAAEVSSAASEVPTAEVSLSTVASSTPDTVAVQTAAESGMVASAPVTSFPVSTASNTTRTAPATQRSVTPATANTSAPTRQTAPSTVIQAAHAPARATYETPAATRTQAPSTVIGHPAAQPVVVSTPRAEPTPTPVASTPAPAPSYTPPPTARPAPTPAYVTASAATTTTTTAAVQAPAPVVSQPVTQPVMEPPRAEPTPTPIPTPTPTVTAAMNTPPPPISTPSTPSAGAPMRVHVSAAVLDEYVTHKSQPLYPLIAKTAGVEGMVVLDIIVDGRGGLQEVKVVSGPALLVRGAEEAVRQWRFKPYIVDGNAVEMESQVSMNFRLR, encoded by the coding sequence GTGAAACGGCTCTTAGTGTTGCCGGTTTTAATGGTATTGGTATTTACCGCTGCGCCCGTGCTGGCGCAGGATTCCGATTTCCGTGCTGACTATGGCGCGCTCAACGGACGGCGCTATGTCAATGGCTATTTCGGCTTTTCATATCGCTTTCCCGAAGGATGGGCCGGCAGTGCGTTACGATCACCCGCGCTGGGTGAGAGCAGGATGTATCCGTTGTTTGCGGGCAACCCACAGGATGCCAGCACAACCGACCTTCGCTACCTCAGCATTAACGCTGATTACCTGGTACCCAACACGGTGATCAAAACACCCAAAGACTTTCTGGAAGCTGCCATTAACCCACAGGCCGGTCCTTCCGGTCCTTTTGAGGTGCTGTCCCTGCGTTCAGACAAGCGCTTCACTACCTACGGAGGCAAACAGTTCTACCGGGTGGACATGAGGTCCAAACCGACCCCTGGTAATCCGGTGTTTTATCAGACGCAAATCTGCATTTTGCTGAAGAGTTACGCCATCACGTTTTCTTTCATGGCGGCCAACAGCGACGATATGGATGACTTGGTGCGCACCATGGAATCGCTCACCTTTTTTGAACCTGGCCTGATGGCCAATGCCCCGGCGCGCCCGGTGGCGATCCAGCCGCAAACCCAAGCTGAGCCTACCGTAGTTGCAACGATTTCAACGCCGCCAGCGCCGCCGACTACAACCATGCAAGCGCCTAGCGCAGTCTTGCCGGCAGGAACAACGGAAAACCGGGCCGCAGAGACGCAGTCTAGACCCACACCGGCGAAAACGACCTCGCGCAAGACTGCTGCTGCTGAAGTCTCCAGCGCGGCGTCGGAAGTGCCCACGGCAGAGGTCTCACTGAGCACGGTTGCCTCGAGTACCCCTGACACAGTTGCGGTTCAAACAGCGGCTGAAAGTGGTATGGTTGCCAGCGCACCGGTCACCTCTTTTCCGGTTAGTACTGCCTCGAATACGACAAGAACCGCGCCTGCAACGCAAAGGTCTGTAACCCCGGCTACGGCCAACACTTCAGCTCCCACACGGCAGACCGCTCCTTCGACAGTAATCCAGGCCGCGCATGCGCCAGCACGCGCGACCTACGAAACACCGGCAGCAACCAGAACGCAGGCGCCTTCGACGGTGATCGGCCACCCGGCAGCGCAACCCGTGGTGGTAAGCACGCCTCGAGCAGAACCGACGCCGACTCCGGTTGCAAGTACCCCAGCGCCAGCACCAAGCTACACGCCGCCACCAACCGCCAGGCCAGCGCCAACTCCGGCCTATGTGACGGCTTCTGCAGCAACGACAACCACCACCACAGCCGCTGTGCAAGCTCCTGCCCCAGTTGTGAGCCAACCCGTGACGCAACCGGTTATGGAACCTCCCAGAGCCGAACCGACCCCGACTCCAATCCCAACTCCAACCCCGACAGTCACGGCTGCCATGAATACTCCGCCGCCTCCTATCAGCACGCCAAGCACACCGAGTGCGGGTGCGCCTATGCGAGTGCATGTTTCAGCCGCAGTGCTCGATGAATACGTCACCCACAAGAGCCAGCCGCTGTATCCGCTCATTGCCAAGACCGCAGGCGTGGAAGGAATGGTTGTGCTCGATATCATCGTGGATGGCCGAGGCGGATTGCAGGAAGTCAAAGTGGTGAGCGGACCAGCGCTGTTGGTCCGAGGAGCGGAAGAAGCTGTGCGCCAGTGGCGCTTTAAGCCCTACATAGTGGATGGCAACGCTGTAGAAATGGAAAGCCAGGTCTCTATGAACTTCCGTTTGAGATAA